The following proteins are encoded in a genomic region of Bernardetia sp. MNP-M8:
- a CDS encoding tetratricopeptide repeat protein, producing MKKTIYFTLILLGSVFSFTTFTNFAYAQHEGLDWFANGERHKQQARYDLALQEYDKAVQREPRNHLYIYSKAQCEYQLKKPKEAAQSLSYVIRLNSNYSPAYALLAKIYADQNDNEKAAQLYDIAARYEQEKDKKQFYRFFVIKESLAKKNWATAYEKIKITKTEFPENLELYYLESQVANYLGKYREAIEAIETIEPKITTLHPSENARYYYQKGYAYYHLDNFEEAFKTWSKASYGNFKNKIEEFSPARYAYLAEAYVEVRQFNEAQAYAQQALKIDPNNASAYFTLANLQDNKATANVDKTLELYYKSAKFEKDLKRSTQIYEQIARLELSKDNYDNALKASQNGLTFNSANKNLLYLNGLTLFHLHKHQEAAEALQKALAQMRDPIEHSRCMFLLGLVYRNGDKLDIARRAFANVQAQPFKMAATNEVKLIQQATEGEEEL from the coding sequence ATGAAAAAGACGATTTACTTTACACTTATTTTACTAGGTAGCGTCTTTAGTTTTACTACTTTTACTAACTTCGCTTATGCCCAACATGAAGGTTTAGATTGGTTTGCTAATGGAGAGCGTCATAAACAACAAGCTCGTTATGACTTAGCCTTACAAGAATATGACAAAGCTGTTCAGAGAGAGCCACGTAATCATCTTTATATTTACTCAAAAGCACAATGTGAATACCAACTCAAAAAGCCAAAAGAAGCAGCGCAATCATTAAGTTATGTTATTCGCTTAAACAGTAATTACTCTCCTGCTTATGCTTTGCTTGCCAAAATTTATGCAGATCAGAATGACAATGAAAAAGCTGCTCAACTCTATGATATTGCAGCACGTTATGAGCAAGAAAAAGACAAAAAACAATTCTATCGTTTCTTTGTGATTAAAGAAAGTTTAGCTAAAAAAAATTGGGCAACCGCTTATGAAAAAATCAAAATTACCAAAACTGAATTTCCTGAAAATCTTGAACTTTATTATTTAGAATCTCAGGTAGCTAATTATTTAGGAAAATATAGAGAAGCTATTGAAGCTATCGAAACTATTGAACCCAAAATTACAACCTTACATCCTAGCGAAAATGCTCGTTATTATTATCAAAAAGGATATGCTTACTATCATTTAGATAATTTTGAAGAGGCTTTCAAAACGTGGTCAAAGGCAAGCTATGGTAACTTTAAAAATAAGATAGAAGAATTTTCTCCTGCTCGTTATGCGTATCTAGCAGAGGCTTATGTAGAAGTTCGTCAGTTTAATGAAGCGCAAGCCTATGCTCAACAAGCTCTAAAAATAGACCCAAATAATGCAAGTGCTTATTTTACTCTAGCTAATTTACAAGATAACAAAGCAACAGCAAATGTAGACAAAACGCTAGAACTCTATTATAAATCAGCTAAGTTTGAGAAAGATTTGAAACGCAGTACACAGATTTATGAGCAAATAGCACGACTAGAACTTTCTAAAGATAATTACGATAATGCACTTAAAGCATCACAAAATGGTTTAACATTTAATTCAGCAAATAAAAATTTGCTTTACTTAAATGGACTTACTCTTTTTCATCTACACAAACATCAAGAAGCTGCTGAAGCACTTCAGAAAGCTCTTGCTCAGATGAGAGACCCTATTGAACATTCTCGTTGTATGTTTTTATTAGGATTAGTTTATCGCAATGGAGACAAATTAGATATTGCTCGTAGAGCATTTGCAAATGTACAAGCGCAGCCTTTCAAAATGGCAGCTACTAACGAAGTAAAACTAATACAG
- a CDS encoding DUF1573 domain-containing protein, translating into MYKIQFALKEAFLSSMFSKFPFKVFSISVFSLAFILFSTELLAQNSTLDFEETEFDFGKIEFQDTLTHRFYFTNNSENEIKILDISTDCACSFSNQNSDRSIEKDERSFIELVFLPYNYGNFVKVFTVKTDNAGTQTLMLKGELQPVLDKDRDFKYKLEKTPQIRTRTKYLHFGNMLNKVPMTKKFEFYNSSKEDFVFTGKMEMPKHLQVRFDSTHILKAGETSAIYVIYDPLLKNDFGYLEDMVLLFGEQNKKTIKLEFKVTANVEEYFPSLNIEMLEAYPELKIEDDYINLGSHYLKNLEGKDSLEATFVLKNESNMPLRIHKIIEGYGCKLLTEKSEWNEVAPHSNAIVKIIFQTPEDRGTYIRSLTVICNDPRKPIRTMKIQAILK; encoded by the coding sequence ATGTACAAAATCCAATTTGCATTAAAAGAAGCATTTCTATCTTCTATGTTTTCTAAATTCCCTTTTAAAGTTTTCTCTATTTCTGTTTTTAGTTTAGCTTTTATTCTATTTTCAACAGAGCTTTTGGCTCAAAATTCTACCTTAGATTTTGAAGAAACAGAATTTGATTTTGGAAAAATAGAATTTCAAGACACACTTACTCATCGTTTTTACTTTACAAACAATTCAGAAAATGAAATTAAAATATTAGATATTTCAACGGATTGTGCTTGTAGTTTTTCGAATCAAAACTCAGATAGAAGTATAGAAAAAGACGAGCGTAGTTTTATAGAATTAGTTTTTTTACCTTATAATTACGGCAATTTTGTTAAAGTGTTTACAGTAAAGACAGACAATGCAGGGACACAAACACTAATGTTGAAAGGAGAACTACAACCTGTTTTGGATAAGGATAGAGATTTTAAATATAAGTTAGAAAAAACACCACAAATTCGTACACGAACTAAATATCTTCATTTTGGGAATATGTTGAATAAAGTTCCGATGACTAAAAAGTTTGAGTTTTATAATTCAAGTAAAGAGGACTTTGTATTTACAGGAAAGATGGAAATGCCAAAACATTTGCAAGTGCGTTTTGATTCTACACATATTTTAAAGGCAGGAGAAACTAGTGCTATCTATGTTATTTATGATCCACTTTTAAAGAATGATTTTGGTTATTTAGAAGATATGGTATTGCTTTTCGGGGAACAAAATAAAAAAACAATTAAGTTAGAGTTTAAAGTAACAGCCAATGTAGAAGAATACTTTCCTAGCTTAAATATTGAAATGTTAGAAGCCTATCCAGAGCTTAAAATAGAAGACGATTACATAAACTTAGGCAGTCATTATCTAAAAAATTTAGAAGGAAAGGATTCTTTAGAAGCTACTTTTGTACTCAAAAATGAAAGTAATATGCCTTTGAGAATTCATAAAATAATAGAAGGATATGGGTGCAAACTACTTACAGAAAAATCAGAATGGAACGAGGTTGCACCTCATAGTAATGCCATTGTAAAAATTATCTTTCAAACACCAGAAGACAGAGGAACATATATTCGTTCTCTGACTGTAATTTGCAATGACCCTAGAAAACCTATCAGAACAATGAAAATACAAGCTATTTTGAAGTAA